The sequence GGCGGTTCAACGTGCAAGGTCAGGAAGCGAGATCCTCTTTTCGCCCGCGTGTTCGAGCTTTGACATGTTCAGCGGGTACGAGGAACGAGGGCGCGTTTTCAAAGAGGCGGCCAGAAAATATATCGGGTTGGTGCGATGAGACACCTGAGGCTTGATCCTACCCTGGTCATTGCCGTCCTTGCGCTGGCGATCCTTGGAACGGTGATAATTTTTTCGGCAAGCGCTGTTCGTGCTGATACGGAACACGGGGGTGACGGTTATTACTATTTCAAACGGCAGATCTTTTTCCTCATGGTGGGGATCATGGCCCTGATAGTTGGCGCAGCCATTCCTTACAAAGTGTGGGAGAGGAGCGTGATCGGGCTGCTGGCGTTAACGGTTATTCTGCTGGTCCTTGTGCTGACACCCCTTGGACACACAGCCAACAACGCTTCCAGGTGGTTCCGCATCGGGCCCATTTCCCTCCAGATCGGGGAGTTCGCAAAACTTGTGGTGGTTATGTATATGGCTCGCTACCTGGCGGCAAGAGGCGAAAGGCTCAAGACCGAGCCTCGGCTTCTCATCCCTCCATTGGCCGTGATGTGTATTGTTTCCTTCCTGGTGGTAAAAGAACCCGACCTGGGAACAGCCATGTTCATTGGAATGATCGTGTGCGCCATGCTTTTCATATCCGGTGTCCCCTGGAGGGTTTTGACAGGCATCAGCCTGGCCTCAATCCCTGTTATTACCTACATGATCATGGTGAAGGATTTCAGGGTGCAGCGGATGAAGGCGTTCCTGGACCCATGGAAGGAATATGACGGATCAGGATTTCAGCTGGTGCAGTCCTATGTGGCTTTTGGAGACGGAGGTCTTTTCGGAACGGGTCTGGGGGCAGGAAAGAGCAAGCTGTTTTTCCTTCCGGAGTCACATACAGATTTCATCCTCGCGGTCATTGGCGAAGAACTGGGTTTCCTGGGAGTAGCGGCCGTCCTGGGCCTCTTCGCGGTCCTCATCATTAAAGGCATGAAGGTATCGGCAGCGGCGCCGGATAGCTTCGGTGCCATGCTCGGTGCGGGGCTGACCCTCATGCTTGCTCTCCAGGCTCTTATCAACTGCATGGTCGTCCTGGGTCTTCTGCCTACAAAAGGCTTACCCCTGCCCTTCATCAGTTACGGCGGATCATCACTGCTCACCTCAATGATCGCGGCCGGGATCCTTCTTAACGTAGCTGGCAGGAGCAAAACAGCATGAAACTGGTCATCGCTGGAGGAGGGACCGGGGGCCATCTTTTCCCCGGGGTTGCTCTTGCCAGCGAGTTCCAACGGCTGGTGACCGATGTGGAAGTAATTTTTATTGGCGCGGATAGAGGGTTGGAAACCAAAGTGATACCGGCCTTGGGGTATGAGCTTGTAACCTTGCCTGTTCGCGGTGTTGTGGGACACGGATTTTTCGGGGGAGTCGCACGAGGGGCAGTTCTTGTTGCGGCTTGTTTTAAGGCGTACTGGATCCTGGGACGCTTGAAACCGGATCTGGTACTCGGTGTGGGAGGCTACGCTTCAGTCCCCGCGGTCCTGGCTGCGGCTGTAAGAGGGCTGCCACGATCCATACTGGAACAAAACGTCTCACCGGGAAGGGCCAACCAGGTCCTGGCGCGATTTGTCCACAGGATCTATCAGGGTTTCGCCAGTCGCAGCGAGGTGTTCCCGGTGGAAAAGACCAGGGTAACCGGTAACCCAATTAGAACTGAAA is a genomic window of bacterium containing:
- the ftsW gene encoding putative lipid II flippase FtsW; protein product: MRHLRLDPTLVIAVLALAILGTVIIFSASAVRADTEHGGDGYYYFKRQIFFLMVGIMALIVGAAIPYKVWERSVIGLLALTVILLVLVLTPLGHTANNASRWFRIGPISLQIGEFAKLVVVMYMARYLAARGERLKTEPRLLIPPLAVMCIVSFLVVKEPDLGTAMFIGMIVCAMLFISGVPWRVLTGISLASIPVITYMIMVKDFRVQRMKAFLDPWKEYDGSGFQLVQSYVAFGDGGLFGTGLGAGKSKLFFLPESHTDFILAVIGEELGFLGVAAVLGLFAVLIIKGMKVSAAAPDSFGAMLGAGLTLMLALQALINCMVVLGLLPTKGLPLPFISYGGSSLLTSMIAAGILLNVAGRSKTA